TTGTGCTTGTGTATGCTTTGAAGTTCTTGTAAGTTGTGTTTCaaactttctatttttgagtttggggtaaaaaacaaaaaccaccCTTGAACTCTAAGCTAATATCCTAATACTAGATACTATCAAGaaattttcctaattagttttgGTCCCATGTGGGGAGATGTGAAAGATTACCTGTAGTTGTGAGTTaagagtttgtttgttttgtgagtATGAGAGAGTTATTGAGTGTATTGGGGCTTTAATTTTGTAAGCTTATGTTGGTGAGGTTTGTGAGAGTTGTGAGTGTTGATGAGTTGGTCGAACCACATTAAATATCGTTGATAATGATATTAGAGCTTTTGCTGCTGCACAACATTAAATGTTAAATGactttttcaaataatatttttcacccATTTTCTCTCCCCATTTGCGTTTTACCCTTTGAGTTTTGATATGTGGTGCCGGTAGTGGTGACTTGAAAGAGCACCTTTCGTAAAAGTAATGAGAACTATTAGAGAAAGAGTTATGAAAAGCCAATtcaaaaggagaagaaaacaaaaaacagtcACTTGTCTAATGAAAGgtcagaatatatatatatatatatatgtgtgtgtgtgtgtgtgtgtgtgtttttttttttttttttttaagaaacacaCATAAGGGAAAGGAGATGAGTTATAGCATAAAAGCATACTACAAACTTCACTCAAAAGTTATGGTAATTTTTAAGAGATGGTGGATAAGTTATACTACaacaacacactctcttaaacAATGTGAGATAAttatccttttaaaaaaaaaaaaaaaattagaaacaaacatacacacacacaagagagaggaaaagagaaaaggtCGAAATAATTGTGTAAATATCTTCGTTGAATGATTTTAATTGGATAGTTAAACAAGGTTTTTCTATAGATTAAAactatctcttaaaaaaataaaattttatataccaTAAAAGAGTTATAAAGAGCTTTTAATTataagacaaaatttagttacaaaattggttaggCTACAAGCTTACTGAATAAAATTGACATTACaacatgttttgaaaatataactattgaattgtatgttctttacgctcttaatacatatgtcaaattttgtgttaatcggatattatttactatatgatctataagcttatattttatgtataattttaaactataaaaacttacaatttaaataatttattgataacatagctattgatctttaattttttagaaattttgcaagcatagataatataagaaaaaaaatgtaatccaatgggagatttatcaaaattcaccaaaatgaaaagatattgagtaagattaCAGTTTTAgactacaattaattttgtagttaaattttgtcctataaatatataaatatatatatatatatatatattaatataaaagcTAGTTGTAGATCAAATTGTCTGTGAGTTGGTACCAATAAATTCAAACCCCAAGATAAGAATTTGGAAGCACCTAgctttattttatctattaaaaGCTTTTTATGCAATAAATTTCCAGATGTAATGCACATGTTCCTCTTTCATATTTATTCAGTTGCATCTAAAAATTCAAGGCTTTTGGATTAGCTTTTTAATATTAAGagattaattttgatattttaatgaatcaaaagttggcaaaaattaatataaatatataggaGTTAATATGAAGGATGACGAGTGTCTTCCATTCTATCTCTCAATTAATTTGAGAAACTCCCACCAAGGCAAAATGagtataaaaattttgttaattaaatggGTTATAATTCACATTAAATCATGACATAAAAGGTACATAAGTTATGTGTATAAATGGGTTGTAATACTTATGAGTCTATAAATATAACTATTTGACTAATTCGTATattcatatatacatatgttaTGTGACATGTATAACAATATAGTAAACACCCAAATACTATAAGCATTTTGACACGTTAAAATATAGATGAGTTCCTAGGAAAGAAGGGTATTATTTCTAGTAAAGATTTGAGTTTGAATACCTTATGCAGAGGTTGCTCAAACCACACAACATTGTTGGACCGTTGTCAAAGAAGGTTTTCATTGGTTTTAAGTTTTATCAATTAAGAGTTTGAATCTCGAGTGAGtgttagatttttattttaatttttgtgtaatttcattcttccaaacaaatattattcattatttttaattcagtttttttttttttgggaacatactcaacagaaaaaagaaaaaagaagaaggaaggcTTCAACGTTTTTGTTGTGCACGTTACATTTTTCGTTGTCCACATTTTtcgagagagatagagagaggtTTGCTGGAAAATGTTTTGAATCGGCCATATGACCATTTAAAGGCACTTTCCCTTCTAACATTTCTGGACTTGCATGCTTTTGTATCTCTATCTTTCTCTTGCTCAATAAATCTCCATTAATGGAGCCCAAGTCAAATTCTAAATGGGAAGGCAAGGTTTGTACAAAACTGACAAATGCCACCGCAGACCAAGTGTTGGTTCTGTACAAGGACTTCTTCAACTTCCACAAATGGTTTCCTAGCCTAGCCACTTGCTATGGTATTCATGGCACCAACGGTGAGCCCGGTTGCATCAGATACTGCGCTGGATTCTCAATCCCATCCAACGATGGTGACAATAAGCCCGTTAGCTGGTCCAAGGAAAGATTAATAGCCGTCGATGATGATGAACACAGATTAAGCTACGAGATTGTGGACAGCAATATTGGGTTCAAGTCATACGTTTCTACGGTCAAGATTGTTCCCCAAGGTGATCAAGGGTGTATGATTGAGTGGTCGTTCACCGTTGATAAGGTGGAAGGGTGGGTACTAGATGATTTGGTGAAGAAGTATGAGGTGGGATTGCAGCGCATGGTTAAGAGAATGGAAGATGCACTAGCAAGTTTTGAGCCAGAAGGGTAGTTGTTTGTAATCTTTTCTCATTTatcttattattaatttctagttacttttgtatttcttattttatccATGTAAGTTAGGTTAGGGGTGTGCAAATAGAGTGGTTTGATTATTTATGCTCTATGATTATTTATGCTCATATGGACCGGGACAAAATCTGGGAGATATTCAACAAGAAGCGCATACAAACATTGAGGACCAACACTTAGCGAAGAGATTCGCCTTTGTAGCGTGGAGTATATGGCACACTCGCAATGCTAGTAGAATGAAGATCCCTTGCTTACCATACACGAGGCTGTATCAGGACTCAATGGATCGGCTTCAGGAATACCAAGCAGCCCAAACACTCGATGAACCAGCTGACTCACCTGTGCTGGACCAAGAGATTCACCAAGCTCCTACCAAATGGAGACCCCCATTTAGTAACATCTACAAAGCAAATTTTGACGGAGCCGTATTCCAAGGACCAAGAGTTGCAAAAGGCAGGCATCGATCGGTGTGGTCATCAGGAACTCGAACGGTGAGGTAATCGTTGCACTTTCTGAGAGCTACTTTCTACCAGCAACAGTGGAAGAGGTGGAGGCAATTGCATGCAGAAAGGCAGTCTCCTTTGAATGTGGTCTTCGAAGCGACTCAGAAACAATCATCAAAGCCCTCAACTCTGACTCTACGTGTCTTACTTCCTTTGGCCACCttggctttgttttttttgactccttttctttcttttatgagTGTCAAGAGGAGTGGGTTTGCTGTAGCTGACAAATTGGCAAAGCTAGCCAAGTACTCTCACAGTCAGGTTTGGCATGATGACATACCCTATGATGTGAAACAACTTGTACTGGTGGACAAAAGTTTCCGTGAAGTTTGAATAAAGTTTTGtcttgtttcttaaaaaaaaaaaaaaaaaaaaaaaaaaattcatcaaggTATGTGTTTCACTAAATTTTCAGACAAATAAATTTAACCATTGCGGTGTTGTTCTTTTAGGGCAACTCTAAGCCAGTATTCCATTAAAGAATTCCTCTTCAagttgaattcaaattagagATGAATTTGTGGATTTCAGTTACCTTAACTTAGAATGACTCTGAGTAGGACGAGCCTCCTACCATCTCCTCTTCTCCTTCTTGGGTATTTGATTTATGGACATTTTACCATACTGAAAGGATCTCAAATTTCTTGGCCCATTCTGCAGCAACATGGGCTGCTACCTATGTTTCTGCACAAGGGCAAGGGCCC
The sequence above is drawn from the Quercus lobata isolate SW786 chromosome 12, ValleyOak3.0 Primary Assembly, whole genome shotgun sequence genome and encodes:
- the LOC115972622 gene encoding lachrymatory-factor synthase; the encoded protein is MEPKSNSKWEGKVCTKLTNATADQVLVLYKDFFNFHKWFPSLATCYGIHGTNGEPGCIRYCAGFSIPSNDGDNKPVSWSKERLIAVDDDEHRLSYEIVDSNIGFKSYVSTVKIVPQGDQGCMIEWSFTVDKVEGWVLDDLVKKYEVGLQRMVKRMEDALASFEPEG